Proteins from a genomic interval of Cuculus canorus isolate bCucCan1 chromosome 19, bCucCan1.pri, whole genome shotgun sequence:
- the GPSM1 gene encoding G-protein-signaling modulator 1 isoform X6, whose product MDDQRCPLEECPSEAAEAAATPVPALEERISQSSLMASPQTEEFFDLIASSQSRRLDDQRANVGNLPGLRITQNNLGHLRVEGDAQEPGDEFFNMLMKCQSSRIDDQRCAPPDSIPRGPTMPDEDFFSLIQRVQAKRMDEQRVDLATAQEEAAEEQQRPGSS is encoded by the exons ATGGATGATCAGCGCTGCCCGTTGGAAGAATGCCCATCAGaggctgcagaggcagctgccaCGCCGGTCCCTGCCCTGGAAGAAAGGATAT CACAGTCCTCCTTGATGGCATCGCCGCAGACGGAAGAGTTCTTCGATCTCATCGCCAGCTCCCAGAGCAGACGGCTGGATGACCAGCGTGCCAACGTGGGCAACCTGCCAGGCCTCCGGATAACGCAAAACAACCTGGGGCACCTGCGTGTGGAGGGGGACGCCCAGGAGCCCGGGGACGAGTTCTTCAACATGCTCATGAAGTGTCAG TCCTCCAGGATCGACGACCAGCGCTGTGCACCACCAGACTCCATCCCCCGTGGCCCCACCATGCCGGACGAAGACTTCTTCAGCCTCATCCAGCGCGTCCAGGCCAAACGCATGGACGAACAGCGGGTAGATTTGGCCACAGcccaggaggaggcagcagaggagcagcagaggccTGGTTCCAGCTAA